The DNA window AGGAGCTCCATGTGTGGACCGACAAGAGCTGTAAGAGCCCTTTCACAGTCTGATGCTCAGCTGTTTCCAGTCTATTTAACCTGGTTCTGGGGTGACCTGGTAGAATCTGCatttaaaagcacattcaaatCTAAAGTCTACATAAAAATAGAAGCTATAATGACAGACTTTGATTAAACTAAGTGGCACAGTGATGAGTCTGATACTCTTATAGAAATGTGTATGAAGTGCTGGATACAGAATGGGCACCATTAGGGGCAATGTCTGCATAGTTAATCCCTCAGCATGGGTCTGACTCGGCAAACTGTGCTGTGCAACAGCGCCACCTGCAGACAGTGGGTGGGAAGGGAGCAGCTCCCATAGTAATGCCTGCTGTTTGGATTCTCCTTGCGTTCCCGTGATAAGGCTTTATCAGGACGCGTCATTAATTACTGGCACattgttcttttaaattaaagtttaaacTTCATAAAGTTCACTTGATGAtggttgttttaaatgttgtatgtAATTAACTGTAATCTGTCCACCTggggtttttaattatttttgttttggtctcgTCCATAGCTCTGTTTGAAGAGTTACAGAGCCTGGATATCTTCCTGGCAGAACTCTACAAGTGAGTACAGAATTCTTCCACATACATGGGATCGATGCTCCATTGCTTTTGCATGTTAGGACCGGTACTAATTCAAAGTCTATCATGGCCACCATGGTAAAAGCTCCATGTTGTTTCCTATTTgaatctgttttttatatattttctcatCAGACATCTGGATAGTAGCAGTAATGAACGGCCAGACATCAGTTCCATTCAAAGACGtatcaaggtattttttttttttttttggtatagttTCTAAAAGCAGAATACATTAATTTATTGTCTCAAGCACCGAGTGGCTCATTTATCAAGCAGAGTGATATCCCAGTCCAGGCTGATATGAGATTTAAAGTCTGTGTTTGAAATGTAAAGGCCCTATGCATACAGATACCTCACTGCTCAAAGAGGCCCTCATCTTTACCATTATGAGAGCAACCTGCACATGTGCAACCTTTGACAGGGATGTCACAAGTGCCTCTTTCAGTTCATCCCTGATGGCCTGGTATAGAGACTTTGTGACCCCACCCCATTATTCTAATCCATATTCCTCTTCATATAGTCCTGACAGAGTATGAGCCTGTCTTCTGCTTTCTTGTTTGCCTGCAGAAAGTGACTCATGACATGGACATGTGCTACGGGATGATGGGCAGTTTGTTCCGCAGCGGGTCCCGTCAGACTCTGTTTGCCAGCCAGGTGATGCGCTACGCAGATCTGTACGCTGCTTCCTTCATCAACCTCCTCTACTACCCCTTCAGCTACCTGTTCAGAGCTGCCCACGTCCTGGTGAGTAGAAACTGTGCAGCACAGTCCAGCCCCCAGCTCTGCACAAGTGTCACTTGTCACTAGCTTGCTTGTTGGTAATGTAAATTACCTTCAAATTTCTTGACGTTATACTGGTGCTAAgtctaaattacaaaaaaacagcaagcaaggAGAACACTGTATGTATCAAGAATTGTTCCtaaatgaaatatacattttcGACATAGAATTGTAAATGGTCATATTTGCAGTTATACGGTTTAAGATATTTCTGTCCCAAATGTAAAGTATAAAGCAGTTTAACCATTTTCCCTTAAAAtctgatctaaaaaaaaactgtgtcacTTATCAGGCCCACCAGAGGGACCCACAGccctgtaaaaaatgtaattcagtgcTTTACCTTGTAGCAGGAACAGAAAGCTGTAGAATTCCAAGGGGTCCTGAATGTTAGAAACCAACAGCTTAGTCATGGCAAACTGCTGTCTTTTTTAATTGCTGTCTTGTTTCTCCTTTCTAGATGCCACATGAGTCGACCGTGGAGCACGCTCACGTGGACATCAATGACGGCGAATCGCCTATGGCCACGTGGAACCGCAACGCCCTGGACTTCAAGGGTTCCGAATACAAGCGTAGCCAGCTGACCCGCTCAGTCAGCGAAATCAAGCCACCCAACCTGTTCCCCCAGACCCCCCAGGAGATCACACACTGCCACGACGAGGATgacgatgaggaggaggaggaggaggagtaacAAAGAGAAACAAACTGTACAACACAGTCTATTGAGCTAATTAGAGGAGGTGCTTGGAGTAATCAATATGCACAATAtggaaaaaattatttaaaacataaaaaaatatacaaaaaacacttatatgtacgtgtgtgtgtgtgtgtacacagagCGTACAGAGACATACAACGTTCTGTTAATGTTACTGTCTGTATAACTGACCAGTCTAATGACACTTGATTGACCCGCTCTCTTATTTGAGAGACTGCGAAGGTGCATTTTGTTCtacataacatattttaaaaagaggtTAGAAGTTCTAAGAGAGATGATGAGCCTTGTAgaccaaacaattttttttttttttaaattagtcgcccccagtgttttttttttaccccggttttctccccaatttggaatgcccagttattatttttatcccggctcaccactgcaacgactcgggaaacggaggctgagaCCCGCGTCCTctaaaacgtgctcctgccagtccgtcatttttcacactctggatccacagcgaagccaccagacctatagtgccggaggacaacacagatctgaatggctgcACTGTCCCAATGGCCCACAGAcatcctatcagccacaggggtcgctagtgTGCCTACCTGGGCTGCACtaagccaattgtgcaccgcccctaaggaacccccagtcacggtcgacaatgacatagcctggattcgaacctgtgtggtagcagtgagctgagcctaaaaaaaaaaaaattaaattggacatttcaaattaggaGAGAAACAGGTTAAACAgcgattactaaattaaaaaaaaaaaaaaaaaagtgggagtTGAGTAGACCGGTCAGTTCGTAAGTTTGGTGTTCATAACTGTGTTTCTTTCCTTTCTCTCCATCGTCTCTCAGACTAAGAAGATGTTCCACAAGAGCCTGTACTTGGAAATGCTGTACTGAAATATATCAGTAACCCTCCACTGTGCCAGTGCATGCCTGTCTTCATTTTTCATTAGCAGAACCAAACCACTTACCTCTTTGAGACCATGCCAAGCACCTTTGGGATCTGCAGGTTGCAAGTATCCTGCCTAGTAAGAACAGGATTATTGTGACACCATTGAATATCAGGCTTTGGTACTTATTGATGCAGTTGTGTGTAAAACATTACACACCTTTTATTAGTGTTTAGCAGATCCGCTGTGGTTTTGGCTGGCTCATGAACAGCCAGAATTAGTACCAGACCATACTGCCTCTCAATCACACACTTACCAGTTTCCTTATTGGAATGACTGAAATAAGGGCTAATTTGAGCTCAAGTAGCCAGTTGCACTTTGTTAAACTAGTGTGTGCATTTCTTCTTTTTAACTTCTTCTAAAATTgcttcttttaaagtttttttttaatttgtgtttcgTACCTTTTTTTCTCTGCAAAAAGTGTTTCAATGATCTGTTCTGCTCTGTAAAGGAGTGCAAgagtttatgcttttttttttttttttttttttaagaatctggATTCCTGTGTGCTTTTGCATTTGGAACCAGTATTATTTGCTAATTATTATTTGTAACGGTTATACTGTAACTGTAATAATTTAGTTTATGCATGTCCATGCTCTTTTCACATCAGTTGATGGAAACTGGTTTTAAAGTGGCATATTCTTTACTGTCCATATTGTATTTCTTTCCTGAAAATATCGATCCTTTGGAAATTTAATTTTAAtggtaaataaaatgcaaacactcataagttgtgtttttaaattgcttttttcagGGAGAGACGGTCATGGTATTAGCCCACAGCACCACCAGTTCTCACAGGAAAGCTATATTTCACACTGACTAATAAGGTACATGAAataagtctttgaaaataaaggaaggaatcaGCTAGATTTGAACCCAATCTCCCCCAAGAAGGAACAGCACATCAGGCTAATGAATCAGCCCACTGTGCCATCATGTCACTTTTACAGAAAAGTCtcctttattattgtttttataggaACTTAATTCtttgaaaatgaaggaaggaatTGGAATGGAACGCAGTCCTCCAAGAAGGAACAGCACAGCGTGCTAAGAATTAGTCCCCTGCACTTCTGTGGAAAATCTCACTCTTTGATTGACTATaaggtagagccttcatcgatggGCACTAGTGCTTTATTATGTTCCCCCTCCCCAAATCTACTGAATACAAACATCATATCTGATTATGAATCATTTCTTTATTAGAATCATCACCTTATATAAAGTATAAAATGACCATTTCCATAATCCAGATTCAGACCACAGAGGTTAGTCTCTCTTTAAGCCACCCTATCTATCATTCACCCTGTTAATGATTGTTTAAACCTACATTTAAGTGCTCAAGGAAAACAGTAAGATCTGCCACCAATGACAAAACTAATATGAAGAGTAAGGGGTGGATTGATAACTTGTTAAAATATGGATCGCATAAGACTTCATCCTAAAAAATTCTGTTGACAATACTAAAAGGCACAGATGTTTAAGGGTAGTATGTTTTCAACTTGCAACAACAAAACATGATCAAAACTTTAGCAAAAAGCAGCTGTAACTTAATGTTTTTGGGGTCAATGTAAAGCCTGAATACTTAACTGAACAGTTTATGGTGaccagattattttttattattggccATTTTATGACCATGCTGCATGATTTTTAGACAAACTATACTGAACACAGTGTGACTTGTGTAACACCGATTCGCTTTACCATTAGACTTTAAATCGGTTTTCAAAGAAGCCATCAATTTGCAACTGCATCTTTTCACATTGACATACAGTAATATGAATGCTGTTACCAGTTAATGAATCCTGTTTAACTTCAGTACTGTTCGTAATTAATACTGCAAAACATTATACTAGTGTTGTGCTAAAAAGGCTCGTTTTGTATGTGTTCTGTTAGCACCAACAATACTGCTTTTTTGTCAGTAGTGACTAGGCTTTTGAGTATACCTCccagttttaaaatattgtgtaGTTCTGGCCATACCTACAATATTCTAAATAACAGTAGCTGGGTAAATTACAAGACACATTATCAATTATCAATCCAACCCTTAATGGAATACACAGTACAAACAAGCAAAGTGAAATGTCAGAAATAACAGAATAATTCATCATACTATACTTTAAaagaacaataaacaataaagcaaacaaaaaaaaaaaatgttttctgatttttttaaactgaaaatcacaaaatatacagataaatcaggtacaaaataaatagaaGATTGTAAATCTACAATATCGTTCAAATAATTATAAACTTAATTTCAAAGAACAATCAGCTTTGGAAACGTATACTTCATCTCAACTGTGCTTCATTTCAGATTCATATATACAATTCTGAATTCTGTACTCAGAATACTACCTTTCTGAAATGTTCTATTGTACAATATGATACAATGAAATGGCCATACTTGATGGAACAGGCTAATCTATGTTAAGATGAGACTAATCAAGGAAAATGGTAGAAATGAGAAATGGATAGTTTAGTTTGTGTTCATTGTAAAGAACCATAAAAAAACCATAACAAGTTCAAAACAGAATAAGAGACTGCAGCGCTCATTAAACTGCTTTTTACATAGGCTTGaatattggttttgttttgtttttaaaaacatactagTATTTAATTACTAGTCAATTGCATGCATTCAAACTTTTAGCAGCTTTTAGCATTTTAAGTGTTCTTTATCTGCAATAAAACTAGAAAGGGTTTAcagacttacaaaaaaaaaaaaaacatggaaggaACTGATGATTCCAAGTGTCAAGTTGCATGCAGAATTTCAGTTTGTACAGATAATACAGAACAGTCTTTAGGAGAAAAACAAGTATTTTCAATCGTTTTAGAGAAGTGTTTGGATAGTAAACATTATTTACAGGAAAATAAACCTGAGAAAACCAACCTCAAAAAGACAGAGGCAGCTGGAGATTAATCCTGCCGTCCGAAGAAAggaaattaaatataaagcaGCTCACTGCAAATTCACTCAACAAGCAGTTGTCACACTGTATGGACATCAAGTGGTATATGAAGCTGTTATTTTTCCCATCTTATCTCCCATCAAATATTGTCCTTACAGTATCCAAATACAAGGGTTCTGTTTGCTTACTGGTTACAACACCATCTTTTAGAAAGCTATTACCACGGGATCCAGAGGAGAACCAGATCGGCAATCTAGAAAGGAGGCGGAGACAGTAGCATTGTGTAGCATGCACAGTACCTGGCAAGGTAAATTGAAACAATGTAACACTTGTCTTAAAAAGATCTAGAGATTAATACTAGTatcaattaataaatatactaactgagaaagtattattttttaaccaatGCTTACCAGGGCTTCTTCGCTTTGCAAAGTGGAATCCATTGCTTATTGCTCAAGGCTTTCATACAAACACCTACATATCTAGGTTAGTCTGGTGTGAGCTGTCTCGCTGAACTGTGAACTAAGGTTAATATTAACATGTGATAAAGTCAGACTAGCTGCCTTCATTTGAAATCCCCTGTCCTGTTTGCCACTCCTGCTCCCTGGGACCTGGCGGTGCTGCCAAAACAAGATTTAGATTTCCAGAGTGAGAGACTCTGAAACAGCGCTCCTTCTGTCAACGACATGGAGTCATAACATCAATATCATCAACAGCACATACACGAAACAGCAGGGAACAGAACAATACAATTCACTCTATAGCAGCATGTGAGCAAAACTGGGTAACACTCTGTTAATTTGGTTTATATACACCGATTAATAAACTATGAACACAACGACTAGTTACTCATCCACAACAGGTGAGCCAGATAAACTATGTATCTGTTACTCATGTACAAGCACCACATGCTTCAGCTAGAACTGCAAATTTAAAGCAGGGTATTtcctgtaccccccccccccccaatcagtgTTGAGAAACTGATGATTAAATGTATAAGTAaaaacaggtatttatttatttattaacccaAAGTAACCCAACCAATAGTCAATATCTTGCATCATGCAACCCCTCACCCAGTTTTTAGAGCTGTGGTGAGCCATCCTTGTCCAACGCAACGAGTCTGTGGGAATAGAAGCCAAGACCTCTGCTCTTGCCACAGGGCTACACTGCAACAGACTGTACACAAGTTTATTGGTCATGTATATTTACTGAACTATGCACTGTTTTACACACTGAACAGTGGGATGATGGGTAACACAAAAGACACAATAGTGGATATCTTTAAGAATGCAGTCCTTTCTTTgaaaatagcagaaaaaaaaggataAGAAAAACAGGATTTCCGCcaataacaaaacagtttaataaaataacaaataaatcaattacaagtGAAATCGGTCCCTGGATACATATTTTGCAACACACTTTAGGGGTTTCCAGTAAAGAGCACAAGTTGTGTTAGGAATGAACTTTCTCAATGAAACACTCAGTTACACATGTGAGAAATGAACTTTCTCAATGAAACACTCAATTACACATGTGAGAACTGAACTTTCTCAATGAAACACTCAGTTACACATGTGAGAACTGAACTTTCTCAATGAAACACTCAGTTACACATGTGAGAACTGAACTTTCTCAATGAAACACTCAGTTACACAGGTTTCCTTGCAATTTGCTACCCTGGTGATGCCAGAAGACAATTCTCTTGtcttttatttgttatttcaattgtcaagcatttattttttttaaactttattttgcatttacattACTTTAGAATAGAACAAGACATTAGTCAACTATTTTGAGGATTATTTCATTATGCTTTAAATTGTGTTATCCATTCTGCTACATTCTTAGTGTTGTTGagtttaatacaaaatgtaataataatagaaaaaaaaaaaaaaaaaaaaaaaaaaaaaaaatctggttacGACATCTGAAAATCAAATCTGGCCACGATATTTAAACTCGATCTTCAGCTGATTCATGATGtcgtaaaacatttaaaaacaatacgaGAATTAGAACCTCTGCTAGACAGGGCTGTAAAAACCCAGCTCTCTGCCATCTTAATATACCCTACTGGGACAAAGCTGTGCAGTCCACAGGCAGTCCAGCTATTTGTACCAAATTATGAGATTACAATGACACTAATAGCCATTTAAAACACAGGGGCTAACTAGACAGTAATCCTTCAAAATATTATTACACAAAGAACATTTTATAggtttttggagttttttttctgtctctgctTTCTTAAGGCCCTCCTCACTTGTCCTTCTGTCTAAGGCACCTGTAGTAAAAGTTTATCAAAGTAAACTCCCACCCACATTATCTCAGATTCAAAGCTGCCACACAATACAGTATCTGGCATTCATCAAGTAATACAACAGCACTGAAACGGTTATTACATTCTGCAGGTAGCTACTGAAGAACAAACGACCTACATTCTAACACATTTGTCAATCTGTGGGCTTCATACTATTAATACtgaccttcattttttttaattagaatctCTTAGTtcccagttatttgtttatttcctgtgttATTCAGTTTTATAATctagcaagggggggggggggggggggttggttgaAATTAATCAGAAGATTTGTATGCAGTATCCCTTTGGTCACAAATTTGTGAACTTCATTAAATATCCCCCCGGCAagcttttataataaaaatatagagCATTTGTGAAAAAATTTGATTTAGAATAACCCCTTCTCCTCTTTACTGGCACAACTTAACCATTAACCCACAACTGCAACTTAATAATAGCTGTGCTCTAAATAAATATAGGTCATTATTCAGTTGTACTGCAAACACAGTTCCCTACCACCAAATCCAGTAACGTGAAAaaagcctgttttaaaatgtagtctaGCGTATAAAGCAAAACAGAGGGCCATGACAAAGTGGTCATTACAGGTGCTTTACACAAAGCTAGACCACTGTAAATGTagttaaataacaacaataatcataaatacaataatgcTTACTTTATCAAAACTACGCCCCTCCTAGCAGGGAGTGGAAATTCAAACATGGTTCTGAGTTGCTTTCAAAGTAAAAGTCTGCACTCTAGTTTTTAATTAACTCTTTCATTACCTTCAGTTTTCTTTATTCCTCTCACATTGATCCCCAAAGAAAAAGGGACCACAAGCTCTTTGGTCTCAAGACTTTCGACTCATACATATGTGCATGCGCATAATGACTGCAGTCCCCCTCGCCTTCTCCCCAGCACAGGAGTCAATGGGGGGGCAGGGTTGGGCTGTGTGTTGAGGGTATCTGCGTGCTGTCCCGCTGCTAAATGGAGCCCTCGTTGTGCATACTGTGGTTGGATTTGTTGTGTGCAACACAGTTCTGTTCGTTGAGCAGGTTTGCCGTCTCATCTGGCAATCTGTTGTGCAGCTCAGTTAGAGTCAATTCTATTTTAATGTTCTCACTGTCCGAGGACTGAGGGGTTTTGTCCATCCGTGAAGCCATCAGAGCATTCTGGTACTGCTGACGGGTAACCTGCTCCccgggaaaaaaaacaacagaacagctGTACTTAAGATCCATTAGCAAGAAAACTGTCAATACCCATCAGTTTCATGAGATTATTCAATCACCCAATTGGGGGATTAGTTTAAACTGTTTTGATCAAATTTTATGTCCTACAACAGAGATTACATGCAAACTGCAGCAATATGAAGTGAAAAGGTTAATATGTGGTTGACACACATACTAGTTGATGTTCCTGAAGGAAAAGCCAAGAGGGTTGGCTAATACTGTATATTAGactaccaaaaaaaaaggttgtattgGGATAGCAcaattaataataagaataagaataagaataagaataagaatacaCAAGTAGTCTTGCCACTCTTGGCCTCTCTTGGTTCACTCAGCAGCAACAGTTATTGACAAATGACAATGAGGAAATGTATTCTACTGCAGATAATTGACccactacaataaaaaaatataaaaataacattacatgTTTAcgaatttaatttcaaacttcAGCCatgttctctattaaatgtttctattaacaGTATACCACCACAATTCAATCCGATAGAATTCTTGATAATATAGTGTGCAAAAGCAATTACATGATTGCTTAAAGGCAGGGAAggtcacaacaaaacaaacaaacagtagacAGACCTGTACCAAACAGCAGTAAATAGCATTGAGCTGGCCCTGGACAGAGATTTGCGAGAGACAGTTTGAAAGGTCGGTCTCCTCCTCACCTTGACGTACTGCAGGTCTGCGATGGCCCTCACAGAGTAGTCTGGCATGTACACCTGCAGGAAGGAGGCACTGAGCTGGTTGTTGCTGCTCCCCAGCGTGGGTGTGACGGCATCGATCCGGTCACTGCGATTCAAAGAGTCCGAGTGATTTAAACCGCAGGGCCGTGGGGGTGATCTGTTCTCTGCAGAGGAAAGAGCGTGTCAATGGAACACTACCTGTTTTAACCTGCGTGCTaaacatgtattacattttactaaGAATTTGCATTATTGGCAGTGGCATTATACCAATATTTAGCATTCCCAACCTTTCAGATTTGGACCATTTTATgcaacaaaaaagctaaaaatgCTTTCTTACTATTTataactaaagaaaaaaactacagaaaaaaatttaaactaaacaaaaaaaacagaaacatattaTGTAAATGCCCTTAGTTGCAAAGTAATAATTGAATGTAAATTGAATTAATTATCAGGTAACAAAATAGATACCATCTAGAACATTTGATATTTCAAACAGATTTCTCAAcatattttacacaacacaaaacaatgacatATATTTCAAGTTTGAAACCAAGACAAGAGCAGAAGATGCTGTAACTCAGCTGAttttcacagaaaaacaaaaccaaaaaaaaacaggttcttcCAAATAGAagactttttttaattaaagaaagatTAATTTTTCCACTACTTATAGAACCCCTGAATGGGCTTCCCAAGGGTGGCATTAAAACAGCAATTTGGATGGAATTTATATAATCCTGGTAACGAGTCagtagaataaaaaagaaaataaaccgaAAGCTGTGCGGTTCAGAGAAGCACACAAACCTTCCTCTGAGCTGGAGAGATCTGAGCAGGACAAGTGTGATTTAGCAATTTAATAATCATTGTGGCAAACGGAAAATTGTTAAATGGGGAGCTATATTTAGGTGGGGGCAGCGGCTCACTCCAGTGAAGCGTGGTGCCCTTCTGCACTCTGCTGCCGTCAGTCCCAACCCCAGCAGGGCACTAACACTTATTTTCCAGTTTCCACATCCAAGTGGGACTGCCTTTTGGTGCCTATCTTACTGTGTGATTACGGAGCAGGCTGGAATTGGAGCTTCAATCCAAAGCATGCTGTTGAGCTGACCCTGGactcagagacagacacagagatggGCAGCGGCTATGCCCTCTCTCATCAGATAAGAGCTCTGTCAGAACATACAGAATTGCAATGCACAGCTGGGGAATATTTTGTTCCATCACTTGTTGGACAGGATTTAAATAGTGTCTTAAATCTATAAGTTAAATTGTAATTCATTACATGCTAATTATAGCTCTCGAATGACAATTCCAGTAcatgaaaacacaaacataaatccTTTTTCAAAGGAGTGGTAAAATTCTTATCAGATAAAAATGGCAGTTATTAACAAAATATGTATACCTTGCTCTTCTTTTAACTAAAGATGGTTTGTACAGAAGTAAGTTAATAGACAAAAAAGAATTGTGCTGAGATGACATTCTTGTACCATAAAAGACATTTGACATTTATGGAAGCATTCTCCAATGCATTTCACGAGGCACTGAGCTGTTATCCATGCTATCCTACAGTGACACTGTCCTTTCTCAGAGATAATATGTTATAcataatatatgtattaaaaaatatgtagaaaataacctaaaatgaatacattatatatatatatatatatatatatatatatatatatatatatatatatatatatatatcaagcaaTTCACATGAAAAAAGTCCAAAGACAATATTGATGTCTGCCTTCAGTACTCGACCTTGGTTAGGTCCAGAAACCTTTTCGTACGAATACCTTACGCGAATGAACCATGAAAAAACTCCATGCGACACCAGTAGAATTACTGACTGTACTTCTATAGTGACTTTGAGTAGGGTTAGAGTTTGTCTGAACATTTAGACTAACTTTTGTGTCCCGGTCCCGTCGCACGACTACTAAGAATGTCCTCATCCTCAATTTAGGAGTTAAAGTACTGAATAACAGTCTATTCTGTATGtcaattttttgtttatatacttGTGacacactactatatatatatatatatatatatatatatatatatataagattctCCAGTATTAGCTAAACTTTActtggctgtaaaaaaaaaaaagcaaatatatgcCATACTGATTTAGTTAATTTAGTTTGAACAAAACATTTTGGATTAGTTAAATAAACTAAAGCGTGTTTAAAGACAGACCAGACATAACATACAGACAAGCAACAGACCAGTGGAAGGACGGGAAGTACAGTACCTGGAGATCCTGCTAATGATTCAGCTCTACTGACCACGAATGTACGAGACAAGGAGAGAGGAactggagagaaagagagaaaggaaCAGGAGAACCAGTGAGCAAAGGAAACGGGACAGACTGAACCACTGCATCGCTTCCACCTCGTCACACCCAGCAGGGAATGCAAGAGGAGGTAGAACCAGGAAACGGGACAGACTGAACCACTGAATCGCTTCCACCTTGTCACCCTCAGCAGGGAAAGCAAGAGGAGGTAGAACCAGGAAACGGGACAGATTGAACCACTGCATTGCTTCCACCTCGTCACCCCCAGCAGGGAAAGCAAGAGGAGGTAGAACTAGGAAACGGGACAGACTGAACCACTGCTTCGCTTCCACCTCGCACCCCCAGCAGGGAAAGCAAGAGGAGGTAGAACCAGGAAAGGGGACAGACTGAACCACTGCATTGCTTCCACCTCGTCACCCCCAGCAGGAAAAGCAAGAGGAGGTAGAACCAGGAAACGGGACAGACTGAACCACTGCTTCGCTTCCACCTCGTCACCCCCAGCAGGGAAAGCAAGAGAAGGTAGAACCAGGAAACGGGACAGACTGAAC is part of the Polyodon spathula isolate WHYD16114869_AA chromosome 13, ASM1765450v1, whole genome shotgun sequence genome and encodes:
- the LOC121325129 gene encoding cytosolic purine 5'-nucleotidase-like isoform X2, whose protein sequence is MNEVAKVFLATNSDYKYTEKIMTYLFDFDHGPKPGTPHRPWQSYFDLILVDARKPMFFGEGTVLRQVDTSTGRLKIGTYTGPLQHGIVYSGGSSDTVCDLLGAKGKDIVYIGDHIFGDILKSKKRQGWRTFLVIPELAQELHVWTDKSSLFEELQSLDIFLAELYKHLDSSSNERPDISSIQRRIKKVTHDMDMCYGMMGSLFRSGSRQTLFASQVMRYADLYAASFINLLYYPFSYLFRAAHVLMPHESTVEHAHVDINDGESPMATWNRNALDFKGSEYKRSQLTRSVSEIKPPNLFPQTPQEITHCHDEDDDEEEEEEE